One genomic segment of Hordeum vulgare subsp. vulgare chromosome 2H, MorexV3_pseudomolecules_assembly, whole genome shotgun sequence includes these proteins:
- the LOC123425152 gene encoding solute carrier family 25 member 44-like — protein sequence MAAAAAAAADTSAASTTGLALSEASINWERLDKTKFHVIGAFLFTAQQGVLHPTAVVKTRMQVAEGGLSHMSGFVVFRKILRSDGIPGVFRGFGTSAVGALPGRILALTSLEMSKEMAFKYSEHFDMSDASRIAVANGVAGLVSSIFSSSYSVPLDVVCQRLMVQGLPGMQTYRGPFDVINKVVRSEGLRGLYRGFGITLLTQSPASALWWSSYGGAQHAIWRSLGYGIDTQKKPSHSELIAVQATAGTIAGACSSIITTPIDTIKTRLQVMDNYGSGRPSVMKTTRLLLREDGWRGLYRGFGPRFLNMSLWGTSMIVTYELIKRLSVKPEQ from the exons GTTGGACAAGACAAAGTTTCATGTCATTGGAGCATTCCTATTTACGGCCCAGCAAGGTGTTCTGCACCCAACAGCTGTTGTGAAGACTAGAATGCAGGTTGCCGAAGGAGGACTTTCACATATGTCTGGCTTTGTCGTTTTTAGAAAGATATTGAGGAGTGATGGCATCCCTGGTGTTTTCAGAGGATTTGGCACCAGTGCAGTTGGAGCTCTGCCTGGACGAATCTTGGCTCTAACTTCACTAGAGATGTCCAAAGAAATGGCATTTAAATACTCTGAGCATTTCGATATGTCCGACGCATCAAGGATTGCTGTTGCTAATGGTGTAGCAGGCCtagtgtcaagtatcttttcaagTTCATATTCTGTACCCCTAGATGTG GTTTGTCAGAGGCTCATGGTTCAAGGATTGCCAGGGATGCAAACATATAGAGGCCCATTTGATGTGATAAATAAGGTTGTCAGGAGTGAAGGCCTCCGGGGCCTTTACCGAGGTTTTGGAATTACCCTTTTAACTCAATCACCAGCTTCTGCCCTTTGGTGGAGTTCATATGGTGGTGCTCAACATGCTATCTGGAG GAGCTTGGGCTACGGGATTGATACACAAAAGAAACCTTCCCATTCAGAACTTATTGCTGTGCAAGCAACAGCTGGAACAATTGCTGGAGCTTGCTCATCGATTATCACTACACCAATAGATACCATCAAGACCCGGCTTCag GTAATGGACAACTACGGGAGTGGAAGGCCATCCGTCATGAAGACTACCAGGCTGCTCCTGCGAGAGGATGGCTGGAGAGGTTTATACCGAGGGTTTGGACCACGCTTTCTTAACATGTCTCTTTGGGGTACATCAATGATTGTCACGTACGAGCTGATAA AGAGACTTTCTGTGAAACCGGAACAATGA
- the LOC123425153 gene encoding uncharacterized protein LOC123425153 yields the protein MRSSEEVATAVGSGAPSSSGEPSGGAGSEAAAEGSGEPGSSPEPPGGAVSSGCEVGSRPHDAEGHGGAAVRVTVTPMQRSPPPDASAANGVGAGTLAAPTAPEVRAESVMASAAPEVRAASAEPSAAPDVRSVENWPATAPAHPPPGPRPRRRSWSGIPWTRLVLGGMLVVAVGYAFYKWGLPLLSDKVLLPIMRWEATSFGRPVLAIVLVISMSVFPTVFLPSAPSMWLTGIVFGYGLGLLIILVGTGIGMSIPFGIGSLFLHRIHGWLEKKWPQQIALIKLAGRGGWFQQFRMVALLRISPFPYVMLNYVAAVTQIKFTPYICGSVVGMVPDALVNIYSGRLILALADLKYERRRMTAVEIVYNVISAIVAVLIGVGFTVYARRALDGIQSAEGAQQPEPAVVPAVPASELGGDRRRSSSSVPADVV from the exons ATGCGCAG CTCCGAGGAGGTGGCGACGGCGGTGGGTTCAGGCGCGCCAAGTTCTTCCGGGGAGCCCTCCGGCGGCGCAGGatcggaggcggcggcggagggttcAGGCGAACCGGGATCTTCCCCGGAGCCCCCAGGCGGTGCAGTCTCGTCGGGATGCGAGGTAGGCTCGCGGCCGCACGACGCGGAGGGACACGGGGGCGCGGCGGTGCGGGTCACGGTCACGCCGATGCAGCGGTCTCCGCCTCCGGATGCATCGGCGGCGAATGGGGTGGGAGCGGGGACTTTGGCGGCACCCACGGCACCGGAGGTGAGAGCAGAGAGTGTGATGGCATCGGCGGCGCCTGAGGTGAGAGCGGCGAGTGCGGAGCCATCGGCCGCGCCTGACGTGAGATCAGTGGAGAATTGGCCTGCAACTGCGCCCGCGCACCCGCCACCGGGgccgaggccgaggcggcggTCGTGGTCGGGGATCCCGTGGACGAGGCTCGTGCTCGGAGGCATGCTAGTGGTGGCGGTCGGCTATGCCTTCTACAAATGGGGGCTGCCCCTTTTATCAGACAAG GTGCTCTTGCCGATCATGCGATGGGAGGCGACATCTTTCGGGCGCCCCGTGCTGGCCATTGTGCTGGTCATTTCCATGTCCGTCTTCCCCACCGTGTTCCTTCCATCGGCCCCGTCCATGTGGTTGACAGGGATAGTATTCGGCTACGGCCTGGGCCTCTTGATCATCCTGGTCGGCACCGGCATAGGCATGTCCATACCGTTCGGGATCGGCTCGCTGTTCCTTCACCGTATTCAC GGATGGTTGGAGAAGAAATGGCCTCAGCAGATTGCGCTGATCAAGCTGGCTggcagagggggctggttccagcAGTTCCGGATGGTCGCGCTGCTACGGATCTCGCCGTTCCCGTATGTGATGCTAAACTATGTTGCAGCCGTCACCCAGATCAAGTTCACCCCTTACATTTGTGGCTCGGTTGTCGGAATGGTACCTGACGCGTTGGTCAACATCTACAG TGGCCGGCTGATTCTCGCGCTGGCGGACCTGAAGTACGAGAGGCGTCGGATGACAGCAGTGGAGATAGTGTACAACGTCATCTCTGCCATCGTCGCCGTTCTTATCGGGGTTGGGTTTACGGTCTACGCGAGAAGAGCCTTGGACGGCATACAGAGCGCGGAAGGCGCGCAGCAACCCGAACCCGCTGTCGTCCCTGCCGTCCCGGCATCGGAACTCGGTGGTGATCGCCGGAGAAGTTCTAGCTCTGTACCAGCTGATGTTGTGTAG